In a genomic window of Planctomycetota bacterium:
- a CDS encoding aromatic aminobenezylarsenical efflux permease ArsG family transporter gives MIARRLIAGLLLAFAAVSVAALVYLEVRPPRAAETGKVHGPANGVSVYYFHRMTRCASCRKIEAVSKQAIERGFPQALREGRLEWHVANYETPEYEPIGKKYGLFTSTLVAIEFRDGQEVRAKSLDETWDHLDDDAGLVAYVQKGVGELLGEGAGTAAEAAGSTGFLLALATALWLGVLTSISPCPMAANIAAISFIGRRVGSPRQVLFSGLLYTLGRMLAYVVLAALIVGGLLYKAEVSDVLSKYLNRVLGPILIVVGVVLLGLVTVTLRGFAPGEKTQQRVERMGVWGAGVLGILFALAFCPISAGLFFVSLVGLALAHQSRALLPSAYGLGTALPVVVFAFVIALSAQSLGKVFNRLSQFEWWARRATGAVFLLVGGYFCLTYIYGAL, from the coding sequence ATGATCGCACGACGCCTCATCGCTGGTCTACTCCTGGCCTTCGCCGCTGTGAGCGTGGCGGCGCTGGTGTACCTCGAGGTGCGCCCGCCGCGGGCGGCCGAGACCGGCAAGGTGCACGGGCCGGCCAACGGCGTGAGCGTGTACTACTTCCACAGGATGACGCGCTGCGCGTCGTGCCGCAAGATCGAGGCCGTGTCGAAGCAGGCCATCGAGCGGGGCTTCCCCCAGGCCCTCCGCGAGGGCCGCCTCGAATGGCACGTGGCCAACTACGAGACCCCCGAGTACGAACCCATCGGCAAGAAGTACGGCCTCTTCACCAGCACGCTCGTCGCCATCGAGTTCCGCGATGGCCAGGAGGTGCGGGCGAAGAGCCTCGACGAGACGTGGGACCACCTCGATGACGACGCGGGCCTGGTCGCCTACGTGCAGAAGGGCGTGGGCGAGCTGCTGGGCGAGGGCGCCGGGACCGCCGCAGAGGCCGCGGGCTCGACGGGCTTCCTCCTGGCCCTGGCCACGGCGCTCTGGCTGGGTGTGCTCACCTCGATCAGCCCCTGCCCGATGGCGGCGAACATTGCGGCCATCTCGTTCATCGGCCGCCGCGTGGGCAGCCCGCGGCAGGTGCTGTTCTCGGGCCTCCTCTACACGCTCGGGCGCATGCTGGCCTACGTGGTGCTCGCCGCGCTCATCGTGGGCGGCCTCCTCTACAAGGCCGAGGTGTCGGACGTGCTGTCGAAGTACCTCAACCGCGTCCTCGGCCCCATCCTCATCGTCGTGGGCGTAGTGCTGCTGGGGCTGGTGACCGTCACGCTCCGCGGCTTCGCGCCCGGCGAGAAGACCCAGCAGCGCGTCGAGCGCATGGGCGTGTGGGGCGCCGGCGTGCTGGGCATTCTCTTCGCCCTGGCCTTCTGCCCCATCTCGGCCGGGCTGTTCTTCGTGAGCCTCGTGGGGCTGGCGCTCGCGCACCAGTCGCGGGCGCTCCTGCCTTCGGCCTACGGCCTCGGCACGGCGCTGCCGGTGGTGGTGTTCGCCTTCGTGATCGCGCTGAGCGCGCAATCGCTCGGCAAGGTGTTCAACCGCCTCTCGCAGTTCGAATGGTGGGCGCGCAGGGCCACCGGCGCCGTCTTCCTGCTGGTCGGCGGATATTTCTGCCTCACCTATATCTATGGGGCCCTCTAG
- a CDS encoding arsenate reductase ArsC: protein MQKLKVLFLCTGNSCRSQMAEGWARHLKGAVLEAYSAGIETHGLNPHAVRVMAEAGVDISRQRSKHVDELKGVAFDYVVTVCGHAHEHCPLFPGKARVVHVGFDDPPRLARNAKSEEEALGHYRRVRDEIRAFVESLPESLATKE, encoded by the coding sequence ATGCAGAAGCTCAAGGTGCTGTTCCTGTGCACGGGCAACTCGTGCCGCAGCCAGATGGCCGAGGGCTGGGCGCGCCACCTCAAGGGCGCCGTGCTCGAGGCCTACTCGGCCGGCATCGAGACCCACGGCCTCAACCCCCACGCCGTGCGCGTCATGGCCGAGGCGGGCGTGGACATCTCGCGCCAGCGCTCGAAGCACGTGGACGAGCTGAAGGGCGTGGCCTTCGACTACGTGGTGACCGTGTGCGGCCACGCGCACGAGCACTGCCCCCTGTTCCCCGGCAAGGCCCGCGTGGTGCACGTGGGCTTCGACGACCCGCCCCGCCTGGCCAGGAACGCGAAGTCCGAGGAAGAGGCCCTCGGCCACTACCGCCGCGTGCGCGACGAGATCCGCGCCTTCGTGGAATCCCTGCCCGAGAGCCTGGCAACGAAGGAGTGA
- a CDS encoding SPASM domain-containing protein: MLIEMLPPVRREAVTERDAEPRKAYVELTTACNLDCPMCLRRAFEEPGGEMALATFRRVVEQCAELPARATLSFGGYGEPMAHPLFAEFLALAKGARLQVEAVSNGLLLTPERMQQLLELRLDKLIVSLDGVSGDASQNLHAGTFPEVAERLREFHRLRLARRAERPEVVVEFVATKRNIAELPALVRLAPHLGFTGVVVTNLVPHTPELAAEVLYEQWATPARRHLATPWDPVVELPLLDARSAASAVAERLRGAGARLWINGADVSGAGPRCRFVAEGRLAIRWDGAVSPCLPLLHSHTYYFRDKAKRLRRYALGNVNDARLRELWGGAEYRAFRARVREFAFAPCIECGGCDLRSDNEEDCFGDDFPRCGECLWAAGLVQCP, encoded by the coding sequence ATGCTGATCGAAATGCTTCCTCCCGTGCGTCGGGAGGCCGTGACGGAACGCGATGCCGAGCCGCGCAAGGCCTACGTCGAGCTCACGACGGCCTGCAACCTCGACTGCCCGATGTGCCTGCGCCGCGCCTTCGAGGAGCCGGGCGGCGAGATGGCGCTCGCGACCTTCCGCCGCGTGGTCGAGCAGTGCGCGGAGCTCCCCGCGCGGGCGACGCTGAGCTTCGGCGGCTACGGCGAGCCGATGGCGCATCCGCTCTTCGCCGAGTTCCTGGCCCTGGCCAAAGGCGCGCGACTTCAGGTCGAGGCCGTCTCCAACGGCCTGCTCCTCACGCCCGAGCGAATGCAGCAGCTCTTGGAGTTGCGGCTCGACAAGCTGATCGTCTCGCTCGACGGCGTCAGCGGCGACGCGAGCCAGAACCTGCACGCCGGCACGTTCCCCGAGGTGGCCGAGCGCCTGCGGGAGTTCCACCGCCTGCGCCTCGCGCGCAGAGCCGAGCGGCCCGAGGTCGTCGTCGAGTTCGTCGCGACGAAGCGCAACATCGCCGAGCTGCCGGCCCTGGTGCGCCTGGCGCCCCACCTGGGCTTCACCGGCGTCGTCGTCACGAACCTCGTGCCCCACACGCCCGAGCTGGCCGCCGAGGTGCTCTACGAGCAATGGGCCACGCCCGCGCGGCGCCACCTCGCCACGCCGTGGGATCCCGTGGTCGAGCTGCCGCTGCTGGACGCGCGGTCGGCGGCGAGCGCCGTGGCCGAGCGGCTGCGAGGCGCCGGCGCGCGGCTGTGGATCAACGGGGCCGACGTCTCGGGGGCCGGCCCGCGCTGCCGCTTCGTGGCCGAGGGGCGGCTGGCGATCCGCTGGGACGGCGCCGTGAGCCCCTGCCTGCCGCTGCTCCATTCGCACACCTACTACTTCCGCGACAAGGCCAAGCGCCTCCGCCGCTACGCCCTCGGCAATGTGAACGACGCCAGGCTGCGGGAGCTCTGGGGCGGCGCCGAGTACCGCGCCTTCCGCGCCCGCGTGCGCGAGTTCGCCTTCGCGCCCTGCATCGAGTGCGGCGGCTGCGACCTGCGGAGCGACAACGAAGAGGACTGTTTCGGCGACGACTTTCCCCGCTGCGGCGAGTGCCTGTGGGCGGCGGGACTCGTCCAGTGCCCCTGA
- a CDS encoding thioredoxin family protein — protein MTRIQVLGPGCPSCAKLAQNAEAAAKALGLDYQLEKVTDIMKILEFGVMITPALVVDGKIKVAGKVPSVEDVQKLLA, from the coding sequence ATGACCAGGATTCAAGTGCTCGGCCCCGGCTGCCCCAGTTGCGCCAAGCTGGCCCAGAACGCCGAGGCCGCCGCCAAGGCCCTCGGCCTCGACTACCAGCTCGAGAAGGTCACCGACATCATGAAGATCCTCGAGTTCGGCGTGATGATCACCCCCGCGCTCGTGGTGGACGGCAAGATCAAGGTCGCCGGCAAGGTGCCCTCGGTCGAAGACGTCCAGAAGCTGCTTGCGTGA
- a CDS encoding transposase produces MSRAPRFTYAGALHHVTLRCNNREFLFSDASFGRFLDVLQRARGKFALALYHYCLMTNHVHLLFEVGRDDTLPKAMHWLGTTFAREFNRAEGRHGHLWEGRYRSTIIEDTAYFLRAMAYVDLNPVRAGMARAPADYPWSGHRALRDQDGESLAFHPLYTALGADAAARFRAYGELLAAEAARPAASLATTHFVGTPRFVRRMEHRFGLDRPGVSIVRRPLGLGVFASGPRLGDPRRRR; encoded by the coding sequence ATGTCGCGCGCGCCCAGGTTCACGTATGCCGGCGCTCTTCATCACGTCACGCTGCGGTGCAACAACCGCGAGTTCCTCTTCTCCGACGCCTCGTTTGGGCGCTTCCTCGACGTGCTCCAGCGCGCCCGCGGCAAGTTCGCCCTCGCCCTCTACCACTACTGCCTGATGACCAACCACGTGCACCTCCTCTTCGAGGTCGGCCGCGACGATACGCTGCCCAAGGCCATGCACTGGCTGGGCACTACGTTCGCGCGCGAGTTCAACAGGGCCGAAGGCCGACACGGCCACCTGTGGGAGGGACGCTACCGCAGCACGATCATCGAGGACACCGCCTACTTCCTCCGCGCGATGGCCTATGTGGACCTCAACCCCGTGCGTGCGGGAATGGCGCGCGCCCCGGCCGATTACCCCTGGAGCGGACACCGCGCCCTGCGCGACCAGGACGGTGAGAGCCTGGCGTTCCACCCCCTCTACACTGCCTTGGGAGCGGACGCTGCCGCGCGCTTCCGAGCCTATGGCGAGCTGCTTGCTGCCGAGGCGGCGCGGCCCGCAGCCAGCTTGGCGACCACCCATTTCGTGGGCACGCCGCGCTTCGTGCGCCGAATGGAACATCGGTTCGGCCTGGACCGGCCGGGAGTGAGCATCGTGCGTCGTCCACTGGGCCTTGGGGTCTTCGCCTCGGGCCCCCGTCTGGGCGACCCGCGACGGAGGCGATGA
- a CDS encoding PQQ-like beta-propeller repeat protein — protein MLCARTSPVAALALALATRLGPAADWPQFNGLNRDNKSAETGLLKEWPDGGPKRLWTARGLGHGFAAVAVAHGLIYATGNVGGDTLLTALRLDGTVAWTAKNGPAYQREHPGTRSTPTVDAGRLYHLNADGDLACLDAGSGKPLWAINILKKFNGRNIRWGLAESPLVDGDRVIAVPGGEEISIVALDKLTGETVWTCQGIGELPGYSSPILIQHQGLRQIVALMAKAIVGVNAHTGELLWKMAHETPYDESIFTPLFHDGHLYFATAHARGSRLLKLNVQGTKCSIELAWSTDKLDSHHGGVILLDGYLYGFCHGNYKPRWDCLEWTTGKLTHSEPTGVSGSVTYADGMIYAMDERGRVMLIKPSPTERRVVSDFQLPKGGPGPFWAHPVVSGGRLYLRHSDALHAYDIQAR, from the coding sequence ATGCTGTGCGCCCGAACCAGCCCCGTCGCCGCTCTCGCCCTCGCCCTCGCGACGCGCCTCGGCCCCGCCGCCGACTGGCCCCAGTTCAACGGCCTTAACCGCGACAACAAGTCGGCCGAGACCGGCCTCCTGAAGGAATGGCCCGACGGCGGCCCCAAACGGCTCTGGACCGCCAGGGGCCTCGGCCACGGCTTCGCCGCCGTCGCCGTTGCCCACGGCCTCATCTACGCCACAGGCAACGTCGGCGGCGACACCCTCCTCACCGCCCTCCGCCTCGACGGCACCGTGGCCTGGACCGCGAAGAACGGCCCCGCCTACCAGCGCGAGCACCCCGGCACCCGCTCGACCCCTACCGTGGACGCCGGCCGTCTCTACCACCTGAACGCCGACGGCGACCTCGCCTGCCTCGACGCCGGCTCGGGCAAGCCCCTCTGGGCCATCAACATCCTCAAGAAGTTCAACGGACGCAACATCCGCTGGGGCCTCGCCGAGTCGCCTCTCGTGGATGGCGATCGCGTGATCGCCGTCCCCGGCGGCGAAGAGATCAGCATCGTCGCCCTCGACAAGCTCACGGGCGAAACCGTCTGGACCTGCCAGGGCATCGGCGAGTTGCCCGGCTACTCCTCGCCCATCCTCATCCAGCACCAGGGCCTTCGCCAGATCGTCGCCCTCATGGCCAAGGCCATCGTCGGCGTCAACGCCCACACGGGCGAACTCCTCTGGAAGATGGCGCACGAGACCCCCTACGACGAGAGCATCTTCACCCCCCTCTTCCACGACGGCCACCTCTACTTCGCCACCGCCCACGCCCGCGGCAGCCGCCTCCTCAAGCTCAACGTCCAGGGCACGAAATGCTCCATCGAGCTCGCCTGGAGCACCGACAAGCTCGACAGCCACCACGGCGGCGTCATCCTGCTCGACGGATACCTCTACGGCTTCTGCCACGGCAACTACAAGCCGCGCTGGGACTGCCTGGAGTGGACGACCGGCAAGCTCACCCACTCCGAGCCCACCGGCGTCAGCGGTTCCGTAACCTACGCCGACGGAATGATTTATGCGATGGACGAGCGCGGCCGCGTGATGCTCATCAAGCCCTCGCCGACCGAGCGGCGGGTCGTCAGCGACTTCCAGTTGCCCAAGGGCGGCCCTGGCCCCTTCTGGGCGCACCCCGTCGTCAGCGGCGGCCGCCTCTACCTCCGCCACAGCGACGCCCTCCACGCCTACGACATCCAGGCGAGATGA